GCCTTCGTGGGCCACCAGATCGCGCAGATATCCGACCTTGCCTGGCTTGGCGGCGGTGTCGCCCTGTTCGTGATCGGGTGGCTGTTCCAGTTTGTCGGTCACCATTACGAAGGGCGCAAACCTGCCTTCGTCGATGACATCCGCAGCCTGCTTGTCGGGCCGCTTTTCATGGTGGCGGAAGGGCTGTTTGCCCTCGGCCTTTGCCAGGACCTGCGGAACAAGGTCGAGCAGGGGGCGACCCAGACGCCGCTCAGGAGCTGATTGCTTCTTCCACTGCCGCAATTGCAGCGGCGATCGCTTCGTCGCGGTCGAGGGCGCTGGTGTCGATAACCATTGCATCCCTGGCGGGGACCAGCGGAGCGACGGCACGATTGCGGTCTCGTTCGTCGCGGCGGCGCAGATCGTCCTGGATTTCGAGCAGCGTCACGCCCGCACCGCGATCGCGCATCTCCAGGAAGCGGCGGCGTGCGCGTGCCTCTACGCTGGCTGTCACGAAGAGCTTGGCTTCAGCTTCGGGTGCAATAACAGTGCCGATGTCGCGGCCGTCCAGAACCGCTCCGC
This DNA window, taken from Qipengyuania seohaensis, encodes the following:
- a CDS encoding Mpo1 family 2-hydroxy fatty acid dioxygenase, translating into MTGLVQSLASYREFHRDHRNVLTHALGIPMIVLSVEVLLARPVWEFSGIVLTPAIAANVLAALWYLRLDLKFGLLMTALLAVFAFVGHQIAQISDLAWLGGGVALFVIGWLFQFVGHHYEGRKPAFVDDIRSLLVGPLFMVAEGLFALGLCQDLRNKVEQGATQTPLRS
- a CDS encoding (d)CMP kinase, producing the protein MIIAVDGPTASGKGTIARALAQHFGLPHLDTGLLYRAVGRQVFLDGGDPDNGADALAAASFPDSLLDDPHLRDEQTGGLASRVSVHPAVREALFERQRAFATREGGAVLDGRDIGTVIAPEAEAKLFVTASVEARARRRFLEMRDRGAGVTLLEIQDDLRRRDERDRNRAVAPLVPARDAMVIDTSALDRDEAIAAAIAAVEEAISS